A stretch of Melospiza melodia melodia isolate bMelMel2 unplaced genomic scaffold, bMelMel2.pri scaffold_99, whole genome shotgun sequence DNA encodes these proteins:
- the LOC134414039 gene encoding olfactory receptor 14C36-like yields the protein MNRSPCPQQMSNSSSISHFLLLALADTRQLQLLHFCLLLGISLAVLLGNGLIISAVACGQHLHTPMFFFLLNLALSDLGSICTTVPKAMHNSLWDTRDISYKGCAAQLFFLMFFIGAEFYLLTIMCYDCYMSIRKPLHYRTLLGSRACAHMAAAVWASAFLTALMHTANTFSLPLCRGNALGQFFCEIPQILKLSCSKSQLREVGHLAVSACSVFGCFVFIVFSYVQIFRAVLRIPSEQGRHKAFSTCLPHMGVLSVFISTSTFAHLKPPNISSPSLDLALSVLYSVVPPALNPLIYSLRNQELKAAVWTLMTACFHKH from the coding sequence atgaacaggtccccatgtccccagcaaatgtccaacagcagctccatcagccacttcctcctgctggcattggcagacacgcggcagctgcagctcctgcacttctgcctcttgctgggcatctccctggctgtcctcctgggcaacggcctcatcatcagcgccgtagcctgcggccagcacctgcacacgcccatgttcttcttcctgctcaacctggccctcagcgacctgggctccatctgcaccactgtccccaaagccatgcacaattccctctgggacaccagggacatctcctacaaaggatgtgctgctcagctctttttcttaatgttcttcattggagcagaattttatctgctgaccatcatgtgctacgactgctACATGTCCATccgcaaacccctgcactacaggaccctcctgggcagcagagcttgtgcccacatggcagcagctgtctgggccagtgcctttctcactgctctcatgcacacagccaatacattttccctgcccctgtgccgtggcaatgccctgggccagttcttctgtgaaatcccacagatcctcaagctttcctgctccaaatcccaactcagggaaGTGGGACATCTTGCTGTGAGTGCCTGTtcggtatttggctgttttgtgttcattgttttctcctatgtgcagatcttcagggctgtgctgaggatcccctctgagcagggacggcacaaagccttttccacctgcctccctcacatgGGTGTGCTATCCGTGTTTATCAGCACTAGCACATTTGCCCatttgaagcctcccaacatttcctccccatccctggatctggccctgtcagttctgtactcggtggtgcctccagccctgaaccccctcatctacagcctgaggaaccaggagctcaaggctgcagtgtggacactgatgactgcatgctttcataAACATTAA